In a single window of the Rhineura floridana isolate rRhiFlo1 chromosome 3, rRhiFlo1.hap2, whole genome shotgun sequence genome:
- the LOC133379197 gene encoding uncharacterized protein LOC133379197 codes for MAAGHSGQLDAAAGSSRFSHDLWLWAKAQILALHPPPHGMGSNTCAAVQSETTSRGTEGQPATSSWVTNPVKTTWNQQQLHRELLFTHRKGLSLRSKPELLQVLEHRNRCREGTESGLEQSPLEQELLRWQQRREQNQQQEETGDKVGNQPEFIRVRENLRRTHHSQDLPPQHAAPSPISSPLLRPLLTNRQPSRHPATHPPVVPKPQVPQLQSSLKVSSPFSAPSQCPLANT; via the exons ATGGCAGCAGGACACAGCGGGCAACTGGATGCGGCGGCTGGAAGCAGCAG GTTTTCACATGATCTCTGGCTTTGGGCTAAGGCTCAGATCCTGGCTTTGCATCCCCCACCCCACGGCATGGGATCCAATACCTGTG CTGCTGTGCAATCAGAAACCACATCTAGGGGTACTGAGGGCCAGCCTGCCACCTCTTCGTGGGTCACAAACCCTGTCAAAACCACATGGAACCAGCAACAGCTGCATCGAGAGTTATTGTTCACCCATCGCAA AGGCCTGAGTCTTCGTTCTAAGCCAGAGCTACTGCAGGTACTGGAGCATCGGAACCGGTGCCGGGAAGGGACAGAAAGTGGCTTGGAGCAGTCACCCCTGGAGCAGGAGCTTCTGCGCTGGCAGCAAAGACGAGAACAG aATCAGCAGCAGGAAGAGACAGGTGATAAAGTTGGGAATCAACCAGAGTTTATCCGGGTCCGGGAAAACCTACGAAGGACACACCACTCACAGGATCTCCCTCCCCAACATGCAGCCCCTTCCCCAATATCCAGCCCCTTACTGCGCCCTCTTCTCACCAACAGACAGCCCTCCAGGCacccagccacacaccctcctgtGGTCCCTAAGCCTCAAGTCCCACAGCTTCAGAGTTCCCTAAAAGTCTCCAGTCCCTTCTCAGCTCCATCTCAGTGTCCCCTTGCCAATACATGA
- the LOC133379193 gene encoding 5'-nucleotidase domain-containing protein 2-like isoform X5, protein MVGASVRAGLQLRPAVFSAPYCTRFGTEAFGVAAAAAGGPAPQPGPPYGSRKPHARQVVGAPAADADPAARDFSSSATAPGVDNKSFLWARYGEMKRLVQDLLPPGVCNLLNPSTIYSNNEISLSNIGVYGFDYDYTLALYSPALHSCIYNTARDILVEQYKYPKGILKYEYWPNFAIRGLHYDIAKGLLMKIDAFHYIQLGTVYRGLKPVPDDEVLEMYDGTHHIPLHQASGFYGKGPAIKQFMDIFSLPEMTLLAVANDFFISNDIDYDPIHLYKDVTDAIRDVHIKGFMYKWIMQDLEKYILRGDETYAVLHRLANSGKKLFLITNSPFSFVDKGMRYMVGKNWRDFFDVVIVQADKPHFFNDCVKPFRRLDSNGDLQWDKINKLEKGQVYKQGNLFDFLRLTGWRGSKVLYFGDHLYSDLADLMLRHGWRTGAIVPELETETKMVNTEQYSQALTWLQALTGLLERMQMFKDPESQQVLQDWMKERQELRKIHPALVLPSLALGPLQPHHAYTQSIGSSLR, encoded by the exons ATGGTTGGGGCCTCCGTGCGCGCCGGGCTGCAGCTGCGCCCGGCGGTCTTCTCCGCCCCCTACTGTACCCGCTTTGGGACGGAGGCATTCGGTgttgcggcggcagcagcaggcgGTCCGGCCCCCCAGCCTGGGCCGCCTTATGGTAGTCGAAAACCACATGCACGACAAGTCGTGGGAGCGCCTGCGGCAGACGCAGATCCAGCCGCCCGAGACTTTTCCAGTAGCGCTACGGCTCCTGGGGTGGACAATAAGAGCTTTCTATGGGCGCGCTATGGGGAGATGAAGCGGCTGGTGCAGG ATTTGCTCCCCCCGGGGGTGTGTAATCTTCTGAACCCTTCAACCATCTATTCCAATAATGAGATTTCACTGAGTAATATCGGAGTCTATGGATTTGACTATGACTACACACTGGCGTTATACTCACCTGCCCTTCACTCTTGTATCTACAACACTGCTCGGGACATCCTTGTGGAGCAGTATAAG TATCCCAAGGGCATCCTGAAGTATGAATATTGGCCAAACTTTGCCATCCGGGGCTTACACTATGACATTGCCAAG GGTTTGCTCATGAAGATAGATGCCTTTCACTACATTCAGCTGGGCACTGTTTACCG GGGCTTGAAGCCTGTTCCAGATGATGAGGTGCTGGAGATGTATGATGGTACCCATCATATCCCGCTGCACCAGGCTAGTGGCTTCTATGGAAAG GGCCCAGCCATAAAGCAGTTTATGGACATCTTCTCTCTTCCCGAAATGACCCTCCTGGCTGTAGCCAATGATTTCTTCATCAGCAACGACATCGATTACGATCCCATCCATCTCTACAAAGACGTTACG GATGCCATCCGGGATGTCCATATTAAAGGTTTTATGTACAAGTGGATTATGCAGGATCTGG AGAAGTACATTCTGCGTGGGGATGAGACATACGCTGTGCTGCACCGCCTGGCCAACAGTGGCAAGAAGCTCTTCCTCATCACCAACAGCCCTTTCAGCTTTGT TGATAAAGGGATGCGGTACATGGTTGGAAAAAACTGGCGGGACTTTTTTGATGTGGTCATAGTCCAGGCAGACAAGCCTCATTTCTTCAATGATTGTGTCAA ACCTTTCCGGAGATTGGACAGTAATGGAGATCTGCAGtgggacaaaataaataaattggagaaGGGGCAGGTGTACAAACAG GGCAACCTCTTTGACTTCCTCCGGCTTACAGGCTGGCGTGGATCCAAAGTTCTCTACTTTGGAGATCATCTCTACAGTGACTTGGCG GACCTGATGCTGCGCCATGGTTGGCGGACAGGGGCCATAGTTCCTGAACTGGAAACAGAGACAAAAATGGTGAACACAGAACAGTACTCGCAAGCGCTAACCTGGCTGCAAGCCTTGACTGGGTTGCTGGAGCGCATGCAG ATGTTTAAGGACCCAGAATCTCAGCAGGTGCTGCAGGACTGGATGAAGGAGCGGCAGGAGCTCAG AAAAATCCATCCTGCTCTGGTTCTGCCTTCCTTGGCCCTAGGACCTCTTCAGCCTCATCACGCTTATACACAAAGTATTGGATCCAGCCTAAGGTAG
- the LOC133379193 gene encoding 5'-nucleotidase domain-containing protein 2-like isoform X1, which produces MVGASVRAGLQLRPAVFSAPYCTRFGTEAFGVAAAAAGGPAPQPGPPYGSRKPHARQVVGAPAADADPAARDFSSSATAPGVDNKSFLWARYGEMKRLVQDLLPPGVCNLLNPSTIYSNNEISLSNIGVYGFDYDYTLALYSPALHSCIYNTARDILVEQYKYPKGILKYEYWPNFAIRGLHYDIAKGLLMKIDAFHYIQLGTVYRGLKPVPDDEVLEMYDGTHHIPLHQASGFYGKGPAIKQFMDIFSLPEMTLLAVANDFFISNDIDYDPIHLYKDVTDAIRDVHIKGFMYKWIMQDLEKYILRGDETYAVLHRLANSGKKLFLITNSPFSFVDKGMRYMVGKNWRDFFDVVIVQADKPHFFNDCVKPFRRLDSNGDLQWDKINKLEKGQVYKQGNLFDFLRLTGWRGSKVLYFGDHLYSDLADLMLRHGWRTGAIVPELETETKMVNTEQYSQALTWLQALTGLLERMQMFKDPESQQVLQDWMKERQELRALTKNLFNPQFGSIFRTCHNPTYFSRRLCRFSDIYMASLSCLLNYDLNYTFYPRRTPLQHEAPLWMDQLCTGCMKTPFLEEMAHIR; this is translated from the exons ATGGTTGGGGCCTCCGTGCGCGCCGGGCTGCAGCTGCGCCCGGCGGTCTTCTCCGCCCCCTACTGTACCCGCTTTGGGACGGAGGCATTCGGTgttgcggcggcagcagcaggcgGTCCGGCCCCCCAGCCTGGGCCGCCTTATGGTAGTCGAAAACCACATGCACGACAAGTCGTGGGAGCGCCTGCGGCAGACGCAGATCCAGCCGCCCGAGACTTTTCCAGTAGCGCTACGGCTCCTGGGGTGGACAATAAGAGCTTTCTATGGGCGCGCTATGGGGAGATGAAGCGGCTGGTGCAGG ATTTGCTCCCCCCGGGGGTGTGTAATCTTCTGAACCCTTCAACCATCTATTCCAATAATGAGATTTCACTGAGTAATATCGGAGTCTATGGATTTGACTATGACTACACACTGGCGTTATACTCACCTGCCCTTCACTCTTGTATCTACAACACTGCTCGGGACATCCTTGTGGAGCAGTATAAG TATCCCAAGGGCATCCTGAAGTATGAATATTGGCCAAACTTTGCCATCCGGGGCTTACACTATGACATTGCCAAG GGTTTGCTCATGAAGATAGATGCCTTTCACTACATTCAGCTGGGCACTGTTTACCG GGGCTTGAAGCCTGTTCCAGATGATGAGGTGCTGGAGATGTATGATGGTACCCATCATATCCCGCTGCACCAGGCTAGTGGCTTCTATGGAAAG GGCCCAGCCATAAAGCAGTTTATGGACATCTTCTCTCTTCCCGAAATGACCCTCCTGGCTGTAGCCAATGATTTCTTCATCAGCAACGACATCGATTACGATCCCATCCATCTCTACAAAGACGTTACG GATGCCATCCGGGATGTCCATATTAAAGGTTTTATGTACAAGTGGATTATGCAGGATCTGG AGAAGTACATTCTGCGTGGGGATGAGACATACGCTGTGCTGCACCGCCTGGCCAACAGTGGCAAGAAGCTCTTCCTCATCACCAACAGCCCTTTCAGCTTTGT TGATAAAGGGATGCGGTACATGGTTGGAAAAAACTGGCGGGACTTTTTTGATGTGGTCATAGTCCAGGCAGACAAGCCTCATTTCTTCAATGATTGTGTCAA ACCTTTCCGGAGATTGGACAGTAATGGAGATCTGCAGtgggacaaaataaataaattggagaaGGGGCAGGTGTACAAACAG GGCAACCTCTTTGACTTCCTCCGGCTTACAGGCTGGCGTGGATCCAAAGTTCTCTACTTTGGAGATCATCTCTACAGTGACTTGGCG GACCTGATGCTGCGCCATGGTTGGCGGACAGGGGCCATAGTTCCTGAACTGGAAACAGAGACAAAAATGGTGAACACAGAACAGTACTCGCAAGCGCTAACCTGGCTGCAAGCCTTGACTGGGTTGCTGGAGCGCATGCAG ATGTTTAAGGACCCAGAATCTCAGCAGGTGCTGCAGGACTGGATGAAGGAGCGGCAGGAGCTCAG GGCACTCACCAAGAATCTCTTCAATCCTCAGTTTGGCAGCATCTTTCGCACATGCCACAACCCCACGTATTTCTCGCGCCGCCTGTGCCGCTTCTCAGACATCTATATGGCCTCACTCAGCTGCTTGCTCAACTATGACCTCAACTACACCTTTTACCCGAGACGTACCCCATTGCAGCATGAGGCTCCCCTCTGGATGGATCagctctgcactggctgcatGAAGACTCCCTTTTTGGAAGAGATGGCGCACATCCGCTGA
- the LOC133379193 gene encoding 5'-nucleotidase domain-containing protein 2-like isoform X4, which produces MVGASVRAGLQLRPAVFSAPYCTRFGTEAFGVAAAAAGGPAPQPGPPYGSRKPHARQVVGAPAADADPAARDFSSSATAPGVDNKSFLWARYGEMKRLVQDLLPPGVCNLLNPSTIYSNNEISLSNIGVYGFDYDYTLALYSPALHSCIYNTARDILVEQYKYPKGILKYEYWPNFAIRGLHYDIAKGLLMKIDAFHYIQLGTVYRGLKPVPDDEVLEMYDGTHHIPLHQASGFYGKGPAIKQFMDIFSLPEMTLLAVANDFFISNDIDYDPIHLYKDVTDAIRDVHIKGFMYKWIMQDLEKYILRGDETYAVLHRLANSGKKLFLITNSPFSFVDKGMRYMVGKNWRDFFDVVIVQADKPHFFNDCVKPFRRLDSNGDLQWDKINKLEKGQVYKQGNLFDFLRLTGWRGSKVLYFGDHLYSDLADLMLRHGWRTGAIVPELETETKMVNTEQYSQALTWLQALTGLLERMQMFKDPESQQVLQDWMKERQELRKIHPALVLPSLALGPLQPHHAYTQSIGSSLRLETLWSRKLSLQS; this is translated from the exons ATGGTTGGGGCCTCCGTGCGCGCCGGGCTGCAGCTGCGCCCGGCGGTCTTCTCCGCCCCCTACTGTACCCGCTTTGGGACGGAGGCATTCGGTgttgcggcggcagcagcaggcgGTCCGGCCCCCCAGCCTGGGCCGCCTTATGGTAGTCGAAAACCACATGCACGACAAGTCGTGGGAGCGCCTGCGGCAGACGCAGATCCAGCCGCCCGAGACTTTTCCAGTAGCGCTACGGCTCCTGGGGTGGACAATAAGAGCTTTCTATGGGCGCGCTATGGGGAGATGAAGCGGCTGGTGCAGG ATTTGCTCCCCCCGGGGGTGTGTAATCTTCTGAACCCTTCAACCATCTATTCCAATAATGAGATTTCACTGAGTAATATCGGAGTCTATGGATTTGACTATGACTACACACTGGCGTTATACTCACCTGCCCTTCACTCTTGTATCTACAACACTGCTCGGGACATCCTTGTGGAGCAGTATAAG TATCCCAAGGGCATCCTGAAGTATGAATATTGGCCAAACTTTGCCATCCGGGGCTTACACTATGACATTGCCAAG GGTTTGCTCATGAAGATAGATGCCTTTCACTACATTCAGCTGGGCACTGTTTACCG GGGCTTGAAGCCTGTTCCAGATGATGAGGTGCTGGAGATGTATGATGGTACCCATCATATCCCGCTGCACCAGGCTAGTGGCTTCTATGGAAAG GGCCCAGCCATAAAGCAGTTTATGGACATCTTCTCTCTTCCCGAAATGACCCTCCTGGCTGTAGCCAATGATTTCTTCATCAGCAACGACATCGATTACGATCCCATCCATCTCTACAAAGACGTTACG GATGCCATCCGGGATGTCCATATTAAAGGTTTTATGTACAAGTGGATTATGCAGGATCTGG AGAAGTACATTCTGCGTGGGGATGAGACATACGCTGTGCTGCACCGCCTGGCCAACAGTGGCAAGAAGCTCTTCCTCATCACCAACAGCCCTTTCAGCTTTGT TGATAAAGGGATGCGGTACATGGTTGGAAAAAACTGGCGGGACTTTTTTGATGTGGTCATAGTCCAGGCAGACAAGCCTCATTTCTTCAATGATTGTGTCAA ACCTTTCCGGAGATTGGACAGTAATGGAGATCTGCAGtgggacaaaataaataaattggagaaGGGGCAGGTGTACAAACAG GGCAACCTCTTTGACTTCCTCCGGCTTACAGGCTGGCGTGGATCCAAAGTTCTCTACTTTGGAGATCATCTCTACAGTGACTTGGCG GACCTGATGCTGCGCCATGGTTGGCGGACAGGGGCCATAGTTCCTGAACTGGAAACAGAGACAAAAATGGTGAACACAGAACAGTACTCGCAAGCGCTAACCTGGCTGCAAGCCTTGACTGGGTTGCTGGAGCGCATGCAG ATGTTTAAGGACCCAGAATCTCAGCAGGTGCTGCAGGACTGGATGAAGGAGCGGCAGGAGCTCAG AAAAATCCATCCTGCTCTGGTTCTGCCTTCCTTGGCCCTAGGACCTCTTCAGCCTCATCACGCTTATACACAAAGTATTGGATCCAGCCTAAG ATTGGAAACTCTTTGGAGTAGGAAGCTGTCTCTGCAAAGTTAA
- the LOC133379193 gene encoding 5'-nucleotidase domain-containing protein 2-like isoform X2, producing MVGASVRAGLQLRPAVFSAPYCTRFGTEAFGVAAAAAGGPAPQPGPPYGSRKPHARQVVGAPAADADPAARDFSSSATAPGVDNKSFLWARYGEMKRLVQDLLPPGVCNLLNPSTIYSNNEISLSNIGVYGFDYDYTLALYSPALHSCIYNTARDILVEQYKYPKGILKYEYWPNFAIRGLHYDIAKGLLMKIDAFHYIQLGTVYRGLKPVPDDEVLEMYDGTHHIPLHQASGFYGKGPAIKQFMDIFSLPEMTLLAVANDFFISNDIDYDPIHLYKDVTDAIRDVHIKGFMYKWIMQDLEKYILRGDETYAVLHRLANSGKKLFLITNSPFSFVDKGMRYMVGKNWRDFFDVVIVQADKPHFFNDCVKPFRRLDSNGDLQWDKINKLEKGQVYKQGNLFDFLRLTGWRGSKVLYFGDHLYSDLADLMLRHGWRTGAIVPELETETKMVNTEQYSQALTWLQALTGLLERMQMFKDPESQQVLQDWMKERQELSFSSDYSSPQKNPSCSGSAFLGPRTSSASSRLYTKYWIQPKVAELGSR from the exons ATGGTTGGGGCCTCCGTGCGCGCCGGGCTGCAGCTGCGCCCGGCGGTCTTCTCCGCCCCCTACTGTACCCGCTTTGGGACGGAGGCATTCGGTgttgcggcggcagcagcaggcgGTCCGGCCCCCCAGCCTGGGCCGCCTTATGGTAGTCGAAAACCACATGCACGACAAGTCGTGGGAGCGCCTGCGGCAGACGCAGATCCAGCCGCCCGAGACTTTTCCAGTAGCGCTACGGCTCCTGGGGTGGACAATAAGAGCTTTCTATGGGCGCGCTATGGGGAGATGAAGCGGCTGGTGCAGG ATTTGCTCCCCCCGGGGGTGTGTAATCTTCTGAACCCTTCAACCATCTATTCCAATAATGAGATTTCACTGAGTAATATCGGAGTCTATGGATTTGACTATGACTACACACTGGCGTTATACTCACCTGCCCTTCACTCTTGTATCTACAACACTGCTCGGGACATCCTTGTGGAGCAGTATAAG TATCCCAAGGGCATCCTGAAGTATGAATATTGGCCAAACTTTGCCATCCGGGGCTTACACTATGACATTGCCAAG GGTTTGCTCATGAAGATAGATGCCTTTCACTACATTCAGCTGGGCACTGTTTACCG GGGCTTGAAGCCTGTTCCAGATGATGAGGTGCTGGAGATGTATGATGGTACCCATCATATCCCGCTGCACCAGGCTAGTGGCTTCTATGGAAAG GGCCCAGCCATAAAGCAGTTTATGGACATCTTCTCTCTTCCCGAAATGACCCTCCTGGCTGTAGCCAATGATTTCTTCATCAGCAACGACATCGATTACGATCCCATCCATCTCTACAAAGACGTTACG GATGCCATCCGGGATGTCCATATTAAAGGTTTTATGTACAAGTGGATTATGCAGGATCTGG AGAAGTACATTCTGCGTGGGGATGAGACATACGCTGTGCTGCACCGCCTGGCCAACAGTGGCAAGAAGCTCTTCCTCATCACCAACAGCCCTTTCAGCTTTGT TGATAAAGGGATGCGGTACATGGTTGGAAAAAACTGGCGGGACTTTTTTGATGTGGTCATAGTCCAGGCAGACAAGCCTCATTTCTTCAATGATTGTGTCAA ACCTTTCCGGAGATTGGACAGTAATGGAGATCTGCAGtgggacaaaataaataaattggagaaGGGGCAGGTGTACAAACAG GGCAACCTCTTTGACTTCCTCCGGCTTACAGGCTGGCGTGGATCCAAAGTTCTCTACTTTGGAGATCATCTCTACAGTGACTTGGCG GACCTGATGCTGCGCCATGGTTGGCGGACAGGGGCCATAGTTCCTGAACTGGAAACAGAGACAAAAATGGTGAACACAGAACAGTACTCGCAAGCGCTAACCTGGCTGCAAGCCTTGACTGGGTTGCTGGAGCGCATGCAG ATGTTTAAGGACCCAGAATCTCAGCAGGTGCTGCAGGACTGGATGAAGGAGCGGCAGGAGCTCAG TTTCTCCTCAGATTACTCTTCCCCACAGAAAAATCCATCCTGCTCTGGTTCTGCCTTCCTTGGCCCTAGGACCTCTTCAGCCTCATCACGCTTATACACAAAGTATTGGATCCAGCCTAAGGTAGCTGAACTTGGGTCCCGTTGA
- the LOC133379193 gene encoding 5'-nucleotidase domain-containing protein 2-like isoform X3 — MVGASVRAGLQLRPAVFSAPYCTRFGTEAFGVAAAAAGGPAPQPGPPYGSRKPHARQVVGAPAADADPAARDFSSSATAPGVDNKSFLWARYGEMKRLVQDLLPPGVCNLLNPSTIYSNNEISLSNIGVYGFDYDYTLALYSPALHSCIYNTARDILVEQYKYPKGILKYEYWPNFAIRGLHYDIAKGLLMKIDAFHYIQLGTVYRGLKPVPDDEVLEMYDGTHHIPLHQASGFYGKGPAIKQFMDIFSLPEMTLLAVANDFFISNDIDYDPIHLYKDVTDAIRDVHIKGFMYKWIMQDLEKYILRGDETYAVLHRLANSGKKLFLITNSPFSFVDKGMRYMVGKNWRDFFDVVIVQADKPHFFNDCVKPFRRLDSNGDLQWDKINKLEKGQVYKQGNLFDFLRLTGWRGSKVLYFGDHLYSDLADLMLRHGWRTGAIVPELETETKMVNTEQYSQALTWLQALTGLLERMQMFKDPESQQVLQDWMKERQELSFSSDYSSPQKNPSCSGSAFLGPRTSSASSRLYTKYWIQPKIGNSLE, encoded by the exons ATGGTTGGGGCCTCCGTGCGCGCCGGGCTGCAGCTGCGCCCGGCGGTCTTCTCCGCCCCCTACTGTACCCGCTTTGGGACGGAGGCATTCGGTgttgcggcggcagcagcaggcgGTCCGGCCCCCCAGCCTGGGCCGCCTTATGGTAGTCGAAAACCACATGCACGACAAGTCGTGGGAGCGCCTGCGGCAGACGCAGATCCAGCCGCCCGAGACTTTTCCAGTAGCGCTACGGCTCCTGGGGTGGACAATAAGAGCTTTCTATGGGCGCGCTATGGGGAGATGAAGCGGCTGGTGCAGG ATTTGCTCCCCCCGGGGGTGTGTAATCTTCTGAACCCTTCAACCATCTATTCCAATAATGAGATTTCACTGAGTAATATCGGAGTCTATGGATTTGACTATGACTACACACTGGCGTTATACTCACCTGCCCTTCACTCTTGTATCTACAACACTGCTCGGGACATCCTTGTGGAGCAGTATAAG TATCCCAAGGGCATCCTGAAGTATGAATATTGGCCAAACTTTGCCATCCGGGGCTTACACTATGACATTGCCAAG GGTTTGCTCATGAAGATAGATGCCTTTCACTACATTCAGCTGGGCACTGTTTACCG GGGCTTGAAGCCTGTTCCAGATGATGAGGTGCTGGAGATGTATGATGGTACCCATCATATCCCGCTGCACCAGGCTAGTGGCTTCTATGGAAAG GGCCCAGCCATAAAGCAGTTTATGGACATCTTCTCTCTTCCCGAAATGACCCTCCTGGCTGTAGCCAATGATTTCTTCATCAGCAACGACATCGATTACGATCCCATCCATCTCTACAAAGACGTTACG GATGCCATCCGGGATGTCCATATTAAAGGTTTTATGTACAAGTGGATTATGCAGGATCTGG AGAAGTACATTCTGCGTGGGGATGAGACATACGCTGTGCTGCACCGCCTGGCCAACAGTGGCAAGAAGCTCTTCCTCATCACCAACAGCCCTTTCAGCTTTGT TGATAAAGGGATGCGGTACATGGTTGGAAAAAACTGGCGGGACTTTTTTGATGTGGTCATAGTCCAGGCAGACAAGCCTCATTTCTTCAATGATTGTGTCAA ACCTTTCCGGAGATTGGACAGTAATGGAGATCTGCAGtgggacaaaataaataaattggagaaGGGGCAGGTGTACAAACAG GGCAACCTCTTTGACTTCCTCCGGCTTACAGGCTGGCGTGGATCCAAAGTTCTCTACTTTGGAGATCATCTCTACAGTGACTTGGCG GACCTGATGCTGCGCCATGGTTGGCGGACAGGGGCCATAGTTCCTGAACTGGAAACAGAGACAAAAATGGTGAACACAGAACAGTACTCGCAAGCGCTAACCTGGCTGCAAGCCTTGACTGGGTTGCTGGAGCGCATGCAG ATGTTTAAGGACCCAGAATCTCAGCAGGTGCTGCAGGACTGGATGAAGGAGCGGCAGGAGCTCAG TTTCTCCTCAGATTACTCTTCCCCACAGAAAAATCCATCCTGCTCTGGTTCTGCCTTCCTTGGCCCTAGGACCTCTTCAGCCTCATCACGCTTATACACAAAGTATTGGATCCAGCCTAAG ATTGGAAACTCTTTGGAGTAG